The Solidesulfovibrio fructosivorans JJ] genome has a window encoding:
- a CDS encoding very short patch repair endonuclease — MTVAESDERTDVLTEEQRRRCMAANKGRNTKPELLLRKKLWSLGLRYRIGHNLPGRPDIVFVSRRLAIFVDGCFWHRCPEHFRMPKTNHDFWERKISRNVSRDAEVTAQLAAAGWQVLRIWEHELRQDFDGVVIRIQRTIGQ, encoded by the coding sequence ATGACCGTGGCCGAAAGCGACGAACGGACCGATGTCCTCACAGAGGAACAGCGCCGGCGTTGCATGGCCGCCAACAAGGGCAGGAACACAAAGCCCGAATTACTGCTCCGGAAAAAGCTTTGGAGCCTCGGCCTCCGTTACCGCATCGGGCACAATCTGCCCGGAAGGCCCGACATCGTTTTCGTCTCACGCCGGCTTGCCATCTTTGTCGATGGCTGCTTCTGGCATCGCTGTCCGGAACATTTCCGGATGCCGAAAACAAATCATGATTTCTGGGAAAGAAAGATTTCCCGCAACGTCTCCCGTGATGCCGAGGTCACTGCACAACTGGCAGCGGCCGGCTGGCAGGTGCTACGTATCTGGGAACATGAGTTGCGTCAGGATTTTGATGGTGTCGTCATCCGCATCCAGCGGACCATCGGTCAATAA